One stretch of Arthrobacter polaris DNA includes these proteins:
- a CDS encoding DUF4191 domain-containing protein has translation MAKTTDSANSNADEPKRSLFSRKPKVEKPKKDKKPGRLKQMVDIFKMTRRHDPMVTWLMLGSFLGIIAVSFGIGFLLDNWITGLLLGVXLGLLAALLIMSRRAERAAYSQIEGKAGAAGAALSSLKKGWIFDEQPASVNPRTQDVVFRAIGRPGIVLVTEGPSNRVKGLVDAERRRLNRILPNVTVTIIETGKDEGQVPIAKVTKKLGKLKNELTKGEVSAVNKRITSMGNKLPIPKGIDPYKARPDRKAARGR, from the coding sequence ATGGCCAAAACCACTGACTCCGCAAACAGCAACGCTGACGAACCCAAGCGTTCCCTCTTTTCCCGCAAGCCCAAGGTTGAGAAGCCGAAGAAGGACAAGAAGCCCGGCCGCCTCAAACAAATGGTGGACATCTTCAAGATGACCCGCCGCCATGACCCCATGGTCACATGGCTGATGCTCGGTTCTTTCTTAGGCATCATTGCAGTGTCGTTCGGCATTGGATTCTTGCTGGACAACTGGATTACGGGGCTTCTTCTTGGCGTCNCCCTGGGTCTGTTGGCCGCACTGTTGATCATGTCGCGCCGCGCTGAGCGTGCCGCCTATTCACAGATTGAGGGCAAGGCCGGCGCCGCTGGTGCTGCACTGAGTTCGCTGAAGAAGGGCTGGATCTTCGATGAACAGCCCGCCTCGGTGAACCCGCGCACGCAGGATGTGGTGTTCCGGGCCATTGGCAGGCCAGGCATCGTCCTGGTGACCGAGGGTCCGTCAAACCGGGTCAAGGGTCTAGTTGATGCAGAACGACGCCGTTTGAACAGGATTCTGCCCAACGTCACCGTCACGATCATTGAGACGGGCAAGGACGAAGGTCAGGTGCCGATCGCGAAGGTCACGAAGAAGTTGGGCAAGCTCAAGAACGAGCTGACCAAGGGTGAGGTCAGCGCTGTCAACAAACGCATCACCTCGATGGGCAACAAACTGCCCATCCCCAAGGGTATTGACCCTTACAAGGCCCGACCTGACCGCAAAGCAGCACGCGGACGCTAA
- the ilvA gene encoding threonine ammonia-lyase, with protein MCPADSVNDHVSPITLAEIERARELLRSVTACTPIETSSTLSTIAGVPVLLKCENLQRTGSFKLRGAFTRLSALSEAERRRGVIAASAGNHAQGVAVAARDLGIDCVVFMPTGAALPKVTATRGYGAEVRLAGEDLAESIELAQAEAAATGRVFIPPFDHVDIVTGQATLGLEILEQVPDVGTIMVPTGGGGLLAGVATAVXSLGSQARVVGVQAXGAAAFPASLAAGVPVRLVRMATIADGIAVPEPSELTLGIVRDHVAAIRTVTEEQIGEAMLFLSERAKLVVEPAGAVGVAALLAGATGLQGPIVVVLSGGNVDTLLLDRVLLHGLVVAGRFMEMIVCVPDRPGSLVKFLTALARTQCNVVSVEHDRTTSGLAATDVQIGVKVETKGRDHKVEIISELRRLGYNVGFPSVXKA; from the coding sequence ATGTGTCCAGCAGATTCGGTTAATGACCATGTTTCACCCATCACTCTCGCCGAGATTGAGCGGGCCAGAGAGTTGCTCAGGAGTGTCACGGCCTGCACACCCATAGAGACTAGCTCCACACTTAGTACCATTGCCGGGGTGCCAGTGTTGCTCAAGTGCGAGAATCTGCAACGGACTGGTTCGTTCAAACTACGTGGCGCCTTCACTCGGCTCTCGGCTCTCAGTGAGGCGGAGCGCAGGCGAGGAGTGATAGCGGCAAGTGCGGGCAATCATGCCCAGGGTGTGGCTGTGGCCGCCCGCGATCTGGGGATTGATTGCGTTGTCTTCATGCCGACCGGCGCTGCACTTCCGAAAGTGACGGCTACCCGAGGCTATGGCGCGGAGGTGCGTTTGGCTGGGGAAGACCTAGCCGAGTCCATCGAGTTGGCACAAGCGGAGGCCGCGGCCACCGGCCGTGTGTTTATTCCACCGTTTGATCACGTTGATATTGTCACCGGACAGGCCACACTGGGGCTTGAAATCCTGGAACAAGTTCCCGATGTAGGAACAATAATGGTCCCAACAGGTGGTGGNGGCCTCCTTGCCGGNGTGGCCACCGCCGTGTANTCTCTCGGTTCCCAGGCTCGAGTAGTCGGGGTGCAAGCCGANGGGGCGGCAGCGTTCCCAGCATCGTTGGCNGCAGGGGTGCCGGTACGTCTGGTTCGGATGGCCACCATTGCTGACGGGATCGCTGTGCCTGAGCCTAGTGAGCTGACGCTGGGTATTGTGCGCGATCACGTAGCTGCGATTCGCACGGTGACGGAGGAGCAGATTGGCGAGGCGATGCTGTTTCTGAGTGAGCGAGCCAAGCTGGTTGTTGAGCCTGCCGGAGCGGTAGGTGTTGCTGCGCTACTTGCCGGTGCNACAGGGCTTCAGGGGCCCATTGTGGTGGTCCTATCCGGAGGGAATGTGGATACCTTGTTACTTGATCGAGTGCTGCTACATGGGCTGGTGGTGGCCGGGCGTTTCATGGAGATGATTGTCTGCGTGCCCGACCGGCCCGGGTCACTTGTCAAGTTCCTCACTGCACTGGCCAGAACACAATGCAACGTGGTCAGTGTGGAGCATGACCGAACGACCAGTGGGCTCGCGGCAACCGATGTGCAGATTGGCGTCAAGGTGGAAACCAAAGGGCGGGATCACAAAGTGGAGATCATTTCAGAGCTGAGGAGACTCGGGTACAACGTGGGGTTCCCCTCAGTTGANAAAGCCTGA
- a CDS encoding serine/threonine-protein kinase, with protein MSELPPALAGLDPVRCLGRGAHGQVWLMSAHDGSVNVVAKFLETVSELPESDADRNSGRHNESQITQEWRVLTQFRHEHLMRVYPPMQDSDGAFVLLMDYAAGGSLAQIVGTKGPLSVGETVTVLTPLGQVLAFLHGRGAVHGDVSPGNVVLSVEGKPLLADFGFGRLLGQAAGSLAGTAGFYCPTDTVRDAASDVYSLAAVGWFALTGRTAPPTRERLPLGTFVKEIPPELIAALEAGLDENPVNRPTAAAFAQAVFRSARAEPVALGNAVHPSVLPDLLTRKDVSVRRGNAGPGRILRRFSLPHKPYATARPGSRGSHAPVQRQPSGIRVPSLRWLRERYEQRRARKLGRMWGARLEVPRLSGPGAHKGGCSGTDGSCYGLWGIVAVQGGWIAGAGGIVLKWRTPSQ; from the coding sequence ATGTCGGAGCTACCTCCGGCCCTTGCCGGCCTTGACCCGGTGCGGTGTTTGGGCCGTGGTGCGCACGGGCAGGTCTGGCTCATGTCCGCCCACGACGGTTCAGTGAACGTGGTGGCAAAATTCCTTGAAACAGTGTCAGAGCTGCCGGAGAGTGACGCGGACAGAAATAGCGGCCGTCACAATGAGAGCCAAATCACTCAGGAGTGGCGNGTTTTGACGCAATTTCGCCACGAGCATCTTATGAGAGTGTATCCGCCTATGCAGGATTCCGACGGCGCGTTTGTCTTGCTGATGGATTATGCGGCGGGTGGTTCGCTGGCTCAGATAGTGGGTACCAAAGGGCCTCTGAGTGTGGGTGAGACGGTTACGGTGCTGACTCCTTTGGGTCAAGTGTTGGCGTTCTTGCACGGAAGGGGTGCGGTGCATGGAGATGTATCCCCAGGGAATGTAGTGCTTAGTGTCGAAGGGAAACCCTTGTTGGCGGATTTTGGGTTTGGCAGACTCCTGGGGCAAGCGGCAGGCTCCCTTGCTGGGACAGCGGGATTCTACTGTCCCACTGACACCGTGCGCGACGCAGCCTCTGATGTGTACTCCCTCGCTGCCGTTGGCTGGTTTGCGCTTACGGGCCGCACGGCACCACCCACGCGTGAGAGATTACCGTTGGGCACTTTCGTTAAAGAGATCCCTCCAGAGCTGATTGCTGCACTGGAGGCTGGACTGGATGAAAATCCAGTCAACAGGCCCACAGCCGCTGCCTTCGCCCAAGCAGTCTTCCGAAGTGCCCGTGCAGAACCAGTGGCACTTGGCAATGCTGTGCATCCAAGTGTGTTGCCGGACTTGCTGACTAGAAAGGACGTGTCGGTGAGGCGTGGGAACGCAGGACCCGGACGAATCCTGCGCCGGTTCTCTCTGCCACATAAGCCCTACGCCACCGCCCGTCCCGGCAGCAGAGGCTCACATGCACCCGTGCAGCGGCAGCCTAGCGGCATCCGAGTGCCGTCACTGCGATGGCTCAGAGAGCGGTATGAGCAACGCCGGGCAAGGAAACTGGGCCGGATGTGGGGAGCCCGGCTGGAGGTTCCCCGCCTTTCTGGACCCGGGGCACACAAAGGCGGTTGCAGTGGCACTGACGGTTCTTGTTATGGCCTGTGGGGAATTGTAGCTGTGCAGGGAGGCTGGATTGCCGGGGCGGGTGGCATAGTTTTAAAGTGGCGGACTCCAAGCCAGTGA
- the glnA gene encoding type I glutamate--ammonia ligase produces MFKNAEEVLQFIKDEDVKFVDIRFTDLPGVQQHFNVPAKTVDLDFFVNGQLFDGSSIRGFQGIAESDMQLIPDPKTAFVDTFRKEKTLALNFSIVNXRTGDPYHRDPRGXAEXAEAYLSSTGIADTAFFGAEAEFFVFDNIQYQSSPQGSFYKIDSEEAYWNTGRKEEGGNLGYKTPEXGGYFPVAPIDHQADLRDAMCLEMDAAGLEVERSHHEVGAAGQAEINYKFNTLTHAADDMQKFKYVIKNTAWAWGKSVTFMPKPVFGDNGSGMHCHQSLWTSGVPLFYDEKGYAGLSDMARWYIGGXKHADAVLAFTNPTVNSYRRLVKGFEAPVNMVYSQGNRSAGIRIPITGSNPKAKRLEFRAPDPSSNPYLAFAAQLMAGLDGIKNRIEPXAPIDKDLYELPPEEAKDIPKAPESLDEALIALENDNEFLQAGGVFTQDLIDTWIDYKREYEIKPLQLRPNPYEFELYYGC; encoded by the coding sequence ATGTTCAAGAACGCGGAAGAAGTCCTCCAGTTCATCAAAGACGAAGATGTTAAGTTCGTCGATATTCGATTCACAGACCTGCCCGGCGTCCAGCAGCACTTCAATGTGCCTGCCAAGACTGTTGACCTTGACTTCTTTGTCAACGGCCAGCTGTTTGACGGCTCCTCCATCAGAGGTTTCCAGGGCATCGCTGAATCAGACATGCAGCTGATCCCGGATCCCAAGACCGCTTTTGTTGACACATTCCGCAAGGAAAAGACGCTTGCGCTGAACTTCTCGATCGTGAACNCCCGCACGGGCGATCCGTACCATCGCGACCCGCGAGGGNTTGCCGAANAAGCTGAGGCCTACTTGTCCTCTACTGGTATTGCCGACACCGCATTCTTTGGTGCCGAAGCGGAGTTCTTTGTCTTCGACAACATCCAGTACCAGTCTTCTCCACAGGGATCTTTCTACAAGATCGATTCCGAGGAAGCCTACTGGAACACCGGCCGCAAGGAAGAGGGCGGCAACCTCGGTTACAAGACACCGGAANAGGGTGGCTACTTCCCCGTCGCCCCCATCGATCACCAGGCAGATCTCCGTGATGCCATGTGCCTTGAGATGGATGCTGCCGGCCTAGAAGTCGAGCGCTCACACCACGAGGTAGGTGCCGCTGGACAGGCTGAAATTAACTACAAGTTCAACACGCTCACCCATGCAGCCGATGACATGCAGAAGTTCAAGTACGTCATCAAGAACACGGCCTGGGCATGGGGTAAGTCAGTGACGTTCATGCCCAAGCCTGTGTTTGGTGACAACGGCTCAGGTATGCACTGCCACCAATCGCTGTGGACCAGCGGCGTGCCGCTGTTCTACGACGAGAAAGGCTACGCGGGCCTGTCTGACATGGCGCGCTGGTACATCGGCGGCNTTAAGCACGCCGACGCTGTACTGGCGTTCACTAACCCGACGGTGAACTCCTACCGCCGCTTGGTTAAGGGTTTCGAGGCACCGGTGAACATGGTGTACTCGCAAGGCAACCGCTCAGCGGGTATTCGTATCCCGATCACCGGTTCCAACCCGAAGGCCAAGCGCTTGGAGTTCCGTGCACCGGATCCCTCCTCCAACCCGTACTTGGCGTTTGCCGCCCAGCTGATGGCCGGCCTTGACGGTATCAAGAATCGGATCGAACCCNCGGCTCCCATCGACAAGGACCTCTACGAGCTCCCTCCGGAGGAAGCCAAAGATATCCCGAAGGCCCCTGAGTCGCTCGATGAGGCGCTTATCGCCTTGGAGAACGACAACGAGTTCTTGCAGGCCGGTGGCGTATTCACGCAAGACTTGATTGACACGTGGATCGATTACAAGCGCGAATACGAGATCAAGCCGCTCCAGCTGCGCCCGAACCCGTACGAGTTCGAGCTCTACTACGGCTGCTAG
- the lipA gene encoding lipoyl synthase translates to MTLAPEGRKLLRIEARNAAVPVERKPEWMKAKVSMGPEYIAMKNLVKGQGLHTVCEEAGCPNIFECWEDREATFLIGGSDXTRRCDFCQIDTGKPSPIDMFEPTKVARSVVKMNLRYATVTGVARDDLEDEGVWLYAETVRKIHELNPNTGVELLIPDFSGRPEHITAICESKPEVFAHNVETVPRIFKRIRPAFRYDRSLDVITQGRDQGMVTKSNLILGMGETREEISQALQDLHDAGTDLITITQYLRPSERHLPVDRWVKPQEFVELSQEAEEIGFLGVMSGPLVRSSYRAGRLWATAMRKKGLDIPEHLAHIAEGIEDSGFTRQEAASLIAAQ, encoded by the coding sequence GTGACGTTGGCACCTGAAGGACGCAAGTTGCTGCGCATCGAGGCGCGCAATGCGGCCGTCCCCGTGGAGCGCAAGCCCGAATGGATGAAGGCCAAGGTCTCCATGGGGCCTGAGTACATTGCCATGAAGAACCTGGTCAAGGGTCAGGGCTTGCACACTGTCTGCGAAGAAGCAGGCTGTCCCAACATCTTTGAATGTTGGGAAGATCGTGAGGCCACCTTCCTCATTGGCGGTTCCGATNGCACCCGCCGCTGTGATTTCTGCCAAATCGACACCGGCAAGCCCTCGCCCATCGACATGTTCGAGCCCACCAAAGTGGCCCGTTCAGTAGTCAAAATGAACTTGCGCTACGCAACCGTCACTGGGGTGGCCCGCGACGACCTCGAAGATGAGGGCGTGTGGCTCTACGCTGAGACGGTCCGTAAGATTCACGAGCTCAACCCGAATACCGGCGTGGAACTTCTCATCCCCGACTTCTCCGGCCGGCCAGAACACATTACGGCTATCTGTGAGTCCAAGCCCGAGGTGTTCGCCCACAATGTGGAGACTGTCCCACGCATTTTCAAGCGCATCCGCCCGGCGTTCCGCTACGACCGCTCACTTGATGTCATCACGCAGGGCCGGGACCAAGGCATGGTCACCAAGTCCAACCTGATTCTGGGCATGGGCGAAACCCGTGAGGAAATCTCCCAAGCTTTGCAGGACCTGCACGACGCCGGGACCGATTTGATCACGATCACCCAGTACCTTCGCCCATCAGAACGTCACCTGCCAGTGGATCGTTGGGTCAAGCCGCAGGAGTTCGTGGAACTCTCGCAAGAGGCTGAAGAAATTGGGTTCTTGGGCGTCATGAGCGGGCCGTTGGTGCGCTCCTCCTACCGTGCCGGACGCTTGTGGGCCACAGCCATGCGCAAGAAGGGTCTAGATATTCCCGAACACCTTGCCCACATCGCGGAGGGCATTGAAGATTCAGGTTTCACCCGCCAAGAAGCAGCATCGCTCATAGCCGCACAGTAA
- the sucB gene encoding 2-oxoglutarate dehydrogenase, E2 component, dihydrolipoamide succinyltransferase, with protein MSESVNLPALGESVTEGTVTRWLKQVGDRVEVDEPLLEVSTDKVDTEIPSPFAGILEEILVPEDETAEVGAPLCRIGTGASAPAAAPAAQDAPVAQEAPEAPAAPAAPAAAAPAPAAPAAAPAGDAHELVLPALGESVTEGTVTRWLKAVGDTVEVDEPLLEVSTDKVDTEIXSXVAGVLLEIRVPEDETAEVGGVLALIGSAAAAAPAAAPAPAVAPAAAPAQAAPAAXPLLHRQQQLPPHRCRSGSSSSTRRTRCRTGSSSGRPAGAESNYVTPLVRKLANQHGVDISTVTGSGVGGRVRKQDVVAAAEAAKAAAAPAAPAASASGAKSAPAVVPSSLRGTTVKAPRIRQVIARRMRESLEASTQLTQVHEIDMTRIVKLRGRAKDAFAATNGAKLTYLPFIAKAVAEALKAHPSVNGEYNEETQQITYHNAEHLAFAVDTDKGLLVPVIANAGDLNLAGLATKIADVAARTRSGKIGPDELSGGTFSITNIGSVXALFDTPIINQPNVAILGTGAIVKRAVVVADADGDDTIAIRHMMYLCLTYDHRLVDGADAGRFLQTLKVRLEEGAFEADLGL; from the coding sequence ATGTCTGAATCCGTGAACTTGCCCGCCTTGGGTGAAAGCGTCACCGAAGGTACCGTCACGCGATGGCTGAAGCAGGTTGGGGATCGCGTCGAAGTTGACGAGCCCCTGCTGGAAGTTTCCACCGATAAGGTTGACACCGAAATCCCGTCACCCTTCGCTGGCATCCTAGAAGAAATCCTTGTCCCTGAGGACGAGACCGCTGAAGTGGGTGCTCCCCTGTGCCGTATCGGCACCGGCGCGAGTGCCCCGGCAGCAGCTCCGGCCGCCCAGGACGCACCAGTAGCTCAGGAAGCACCGGAAGCTCCGGCCGCCCCTGCGGCACCTGCTGCTGCGGCCCCTGCTCCCGCTGCACCAGCTGCTGCTCCGGCTGGCGATGCCCACGAACTGGTCCTGCCTGCTCTGGGCGAATCGGTCACCGAAGGCACCGTTACCCGTTGGCTCAAGGCTGTGGGAGACACCGTTGAAGTTGACGAGCCGCTGCTGGAGGTCTCCACCGACAAGGTTGACACCGAGATCNCCTCCNCCGTGGCTGGCGTCCTGCTGGAAATCCGCGTTCCCGAAGACGAGACCGCAGAAGTTGGTGGCGTCCTGGCCTTGATCGGTTCAGCCGCTGCAGCCGCCCCGGCTGCTGCACCTGCACCTGCTGTAGCACCCGCCGCTGCGCCTGCTCAGGCAGCACCCGCCGCACNNCCGTTGCTGCACCGGCAGCAGCAGCTCCCGCCGCACCGTTGCCGCTCCGGCAGCAGCAGCAGCACCCGCCGCACCCGTTGCCGCACCGGCAGCAGCTCCGGCCGCCCTGCAGGTGCCGAGTCCAACTACGTCACCCCGTTGGTGCGCAAGCTCGCTAACCAGCACGGCGTTGACATCTCCACCGTCACCGGTAGCGGCGTTGGTGGACGCGTCCGCAAACAGGATGTTGTTGCCGCTGCGGAGGCCGCCAAGGCAGCTGCCGCTCCGGCAGCCCCGGCAGCTTCAGCCTCGGGCGCCAAGTCGGCTCCCGCCGTCGTACCGTCTTCATTGCGCGGCACCACGGTCAAGGCACCGCGGATCCGCCAGGTCATCGCTCGGCGTATGCGCGAGTCGTTGGAAGCCTCCACGCAGCTCACACAGGTGCACGAGATTGACATGACGCGCATCGTGAAGCTGCGTGGCCGTGCCAAGGACGCCTTCGCGGCAACTAATGGCGCAAAGCTGACGTACCTGCCGTTCATCGCCAAGGCCGTGGCGGAGGCGCTCAAGGCGCACCCGTCCGTCAATGGTGAGTACAACGAGGAAACTCAGCAGATCACGTACCACAACGCCGAGCACCTGGCGTTTGCCGTGGACACTGACAAGGGACTGCTGGTTCCTGTCATTGCCAACGCAGGAGATCTGAACCTGGCCGGCTTGGCCACCAAGATCGCCGATGTTGCTGCCCGCACCCGCAGCGGCAAGATCGGTCCGGATGAGCTTTCCGGCGGCACGTTCTCCATCACCAACATCGGTTCGGTGNGGGCCCTGTTTGATACCCCGATCATCAACCAGCCCAACGTTGCCATCCTGGGCACCGGCGCAATCGTCAAGCGCGCCGTGGTGGTTGCTGACGCCGATGGCGATGACACCATCGCCATCCGTCACATGATGTACCTGTGTCTGACGTACGACCACCGCCTGGTGGACGGCGCGGACGCCGGCCGCTTCCTGCAGACCTTGAAGGTCCGCTTGGAAGAGGGCGCGTTTGAGGCTGACCTGGGCCTGTAA
- a CDS encoding OsmC family peroxiredoxin, with protein MATTRNAHAGWVGDLPTGAGQVTLDSSELGTXDITWKARAEAAEGKTSPEELIAAAHASCFAMAFSNELSTAGHAAEYVNTSAAVTFVPGTGITGSHLTLAAKIPGISQEDFDTISNAAKAGCPVSAALAGVEITLEATLEA; from the coding sequence ATGGCTACAACTCGTAACGCCCACGCAGGCTGGGTCGGAGACCTTCCCACCGGCGCCGGACAGGTCACCCTGGACAGCTCGGAGCTTGGCACTNTTGACATCACGTGGAAGGCACGCGCCGAAGCTGCCGAAGGCAAGACCAGCCCTGAAGAGCTGATCGCTGCCGCACACGCATCCTGCTTTGCCATGGCGTTCTCAAATGAGCTCAGCACTGCTGGCCACGCCGCCGAGTACGTGAACACCAGCGCCGCCGTCACGTTCGTGCCCGGCACAGGCATCACCGGCAGCCACCTGACTTTGGCCGCCAAGATTCCCGGCATCAGCCAGGAAGACTTCGACACCATTTCCAATGCTGCAAAGGCCGGTTGCCCCGTTTCTGCAGCCCTTGCGGGCGTGGAGATTACACTCGAGGCAACACTGGAGGCATAG
- a CDS encoding CsbD family protein encodes MGLGDKISNKAQEMTGKAKEAVGDATDNSKLQAEGAADQAAAKAKQAGEHVKDATKDVFGK; translated from the coding sequence ATGGGTCTCGGAGATAAGATCAGCAACAAGGCACAGGAAATGACTGGCAAAGCCAAGGAAGCCGTTGGCGACGCAACTGATAATTCAAAGCTTCAAGCAGAGGGTGCGGCAGACCAGGCAGCGGCGAAAGCCAAGCAGGCCGGAGAACACGTCAAGGATGCTACTAAGGACGTTTTCGGGAAATAG
- a CDS encoding RDD family protein, whose translation MVERKDIGSWLSGPDTSNISKFPGERLGLPESGGGSMARAGRRILAICIDWGLSYLIAIAFWXSNANAILAIFAVEQMVLVGTLGYSIGHRIMGIXRLDGGPPGLLAGVVRAVLVCLVIPVIIVDADHRGLHDKAMKTILVRR comes from the coding sequence GTGGTAGAACGTAAAGACATAGGTTCCTGGCTCAGTGGGCCGGACACTTCTAATATATCCAAATTCCCCGGCGAGCGTTTGGGCCTGCCCGAATCTGGTGGCGGCTCCATGGCCCGGGCCGGACGGCGTATCCTTGCTATCTGCATCGACTGGGGCTTGTCATACTTGATTGCCATAGCCTTTTGGNNCTCAAACGCCAACGCGATCCTGGCCATTTTCGCCGTCGAACAGATGGTTCTGGTAGGTACTCTTGGCTACAGTATTGGCCACAGGATCATGGGTATCCANCGGCTCGACGGCGGACCGCCAGGCCTGCTGGCAGGCGTGGTTCGCGCCGTGCTTGTGTGCCTAGTCATTCCGGTCATCATTGTTGACGCCGACCATCGCGGCTTACACGACAAAGCCATGAAGACCATTCTGGTACGCCGCTAG
- the lipB gene encoding lipoyl(octanoyl) transferase LipB: MFSDLGEEATSSKLALMSVQFTEVGFAPNFIDYQGAWEQQRAIHAAVVAGVSPNTALLLEHAAVYTAGKRTEDHERPXDGTXVVNVDRGGKLTWHGPGQLVMYPIVRLTDAHSIRAYVHALEEIIIEVLSHFGVAGVRVAGRAGIWLLADETGPDRXIAAIGIRVHEGXTMHGIAINANNSLAPYSQIIACGIQDAGTTTLAAETGQDIXPQDLAPLVRDATSRILAPQITDILPHQASTTGPAEAAQSEGALL, from the coding sequence GTGTTTTCTGATTTAGGCGAAGAAGCAACGTCCTCTAAACTGGCTCTTATGAGTGTTCAGTTCACCGAAGTCGGATTTGCCCCGAATTTCATCGACTATCAAGGCGCCTGGGAACAGCAACGTGCAATTCATGCCGCTGTTGTTGCCGGTGTGTCACCCAACACTGCGTTGTTGCTCGAACATGCCGCCGTCTATACGGCAGGCAAACGCACCGAAGATCATGAACGACCTNTTGATGGAACCNCTGTTGTCAACGTAGACCGCGGCGGAAAACTTACCTGGCACGGTCCTGGCCAGCTGGTCATGTACCCGATTGTTAGGCTCACTGACGCGCATAGCATCAGAGCTTACGTTCACGCCTTGGAGGAGATCATCATTGAGGTTTTGTCTCACTTCGGTGTTGCTGGCGTGCGTGTAGCTGGCCGGGCCGGAATTTGGCTCCTTGCTGATGAAACCGGTCCCGATCGANAAATTGCTGCCATCGGCATCAGGGTCCACGAAGGGNTGACCATGCATGGCATTGCAATCAATGCCAACAACAGCTTGGCCCCGTACAGCCAAATTATCGCCTGCGGCATCCAAGACGCAGGTACCACCACGTTGGCTGCCGAAACCGGCCAAGATATTTNNCCCCAGGACCTGGCACCTCTGGTCAGAGACGCTACGAGCCGTATCCTGGCACCTCAAATTACTGACATTTTGCCTCATCAGGCATCAACCACTGGTCCCGCGGAAGCGGCCCAGTCAGAAGGAGCACTGCTGTGA
- a CDS encoding aldo/keto reductase translates to MKYTHLGRSGLXVSRLCLAXMNFGPRTVEADAHRIMDQARTAGVNFFDTANAYGGDDHRGWTEEIIYGWMAHTPNQSGLSALNIRRALDSSLQRLQTDHIDLYQFHHVDRGTPWDEIWQAVDVAVQQGKIIYSGSSNFAGWHIAAAQXVLKDTHCGVRRLEGRTAKALEGFQGNIAALKSLXAKRGETPAEIALALLLHQPAVTAPIIGPRTSEQLAQALKSLDVTLDTDAMARLNQIXPGPKXAPEDYAW, encoded by the coding sequence ATGAAATACACACATCTTGGCCGCAGCGGATTANAAGTTTCCCGGTTGTGCCTTGCANCCATGAATTTTGGCCCACGAACCGTCGAGGCTGACGCCCATCGCATCATGGACCAGGCCCGCACGGCGGGCGTCAATTTCTTTGATACAGCAAATGCCTACGGCGGGGACGACCACCGTGGCTGGACAGAGGAGATCATCTACGGCTGGATGGCACACACGCCCAACCAATCTGGTCTCTCGGCGCTGAACATCCGCCGTGCCCTAGACTCGAGCCTGCAGCGCCTGCAGACGGATCACATCGATCTCTACCAGTTCCACCACGTGGACCGCGGCACGCCCTGGGATGAGATCTGGCAAGCGGTAGATGTTGCTGTGCAGCAAGGCAAGATCATCTATTCCGGCAGCTCTAATTTCGCTGGTTGGCATATTGCTGCCGCGCAGNGAGTACTGAAGGACACACACTGCGGCGTCCGCAGGTTGGAGGGCCGCACCGCCAAGGCATTGGAAGGATTCCAAGGCAACATCGCCGCCTTGAAGAGTTTGNCCGCAAAGCGCGGCGAGACACCCGCCGAGATTGCCCTTGCTTTGCTTCTGCACCAGCCGGCGGTGACGGCACCCATCATCGGCCCAAGGACCTCAGAGCAGCTTGCACAGGCTTTGAAGTCCTTGGATGTCACTTTGGATACCGACGCCATGGCCCGGCTGAACCAAATTNTTCCGGGCCCCAAANCGGCACCGGAAGACTACGCTTGGTGA